In Drosophila innubila isolate TH190305 chromosome 2R unlocalized genomic scaffold, UK_Dinn_1.0 1_C_2R, whole genome shotgun sequence, the following are encoded in one genomic region:
- the LOC117783953 gene encoding solute carrier family 12 member 6 isoform X1 gives MPDRFQVTKTDEETVLDYLQDESASGKLLGDTHDDLQDSRDVHSAEENQKSTIDPNLYLYDDDLETRPHISTFISSIANYENTIPAATDPDAKPSPPSARMGTLIGVFLPCIQNIFGVILFIRLTWVVGTAGAVCGFLIVLTCCCVTMLTAISMSAIATNGVVPAGGSYFMISRSLGPEFGGAVGMLFYTGTTLAAAMYIVGAVEIVLTYMAPWASIFGDFTKDAEAMYNNFRVYGTILLLFMGMIVFLGVKFVNKFATVALACVIFSIIAVYVGIFDNIHGNEKLYLCVLGKRVLKDIPIENCTKEDPLLFDLYCPDHKCDDYYQNNNVTRVKGIKGLASGVFYDNIWPSFLEKGQFIAYGQNSVDIENLGGQSYNQIMADITTTFTLLIGIFFPSVTGIMAGSNRSGDLADAQKSIPIGTICAILTTSTVYLSSVLFFAGTVDNLLLRDKFGQSIGGKLVVANIAWPNQWVILIGSFLSTLGAGLQSLTGAPRLLQAIAKDEIIPFLAPFAKSSKRGEPVRALLLTIVICQCGILLGNVDLLAPLLSMFFLMCYGFVNLACAVQTLLRTPNWRPRFKFYHWSLSLLGLTLCISVMIMTSWYFALIAISMAIVIYKYIEYRGAEKEWGDGIRGMALTAARYSLQRLEEGPPHTKNWRPQILVLSKLNDNLIPKYRKIFSFATQLKAGKGLTICVSVIKGDHTKISNKAVDAKTTLRKYMTDEKVKGFCDVLVAQEIGEGLSSVIQTIGLGGMKPNTVIIGWPYSWRQEGRYSWKTFIQTVRTVAACHMALIVPKGINFYPESNHKIGGNIDIWWIVHDGGLLMLLPFLLKQHRTWRNCKLRIFTVAQIEDNSIQMKKDLKTFLYHLRIEADVEVVEMNNSDISAYTYERTLMMEQRNQMLRALGLNKKENSKVVQTIMDFKETPSDNKLSLVQTIVDHHYDAIKTASKVRFADPTIEEIQHHDSHNEEKRNSIDSDGPESSETPDITSNKDESTEKADENLKSSVKPDEFNVRRMHTAIKLNEVIVEKSQDAQLVIMNLPGPPREVRAERESNYMEFLEVLTEGLEKVLMVRGGGREVITIYS, from the exons ATGCCGGATAGATTTCAAGTTACAAAAACAGACGAAGAGACTGTATTGGATTATCTTCAGGATGAATCAGCGAGTGGAAAGCTTCTAGGAGATACTCATGATGATTTACAAG ATTCACGCGATGTCCACAGTGCAGAGGAGAATCAGAAATCAACAATCGACCCAAATTTGTACCTATATGACGATGATCTGGAGACTAGGCCACACATTTCAACATTCATTTCATCAATTGCCAATTATGAAAATACGATACCAGCTGCCACCGATCCCGATGCTAAGCCATCGCCACCATCAGCTCGAATGG gCACCTTAATTGGAGTCTTCTTGCCATGCATTCAGAATATATTTGGTGTAATATTGTTCATTCGATTAACATGGGTTGTTGGCACTGCTGGCGCTGTTTGTGGATTCTTGATTGTTCTGACCTGCTGTTGTGTG ACGATGCTTACCGCGATTTCCATGTCAGCGATTGCAACGAATGGAGTTGTGCCGGCGGGTGGAAGTTACTTTATGATATCACG ATCACTTGGTCCTGAATTTGGCGGAGCTGTGGGGATGTTGTTTTATACGGGGACAACGTTGGCAGCGGCAATGTATATTGTTGGTGCCGTTGAAATCGTATTG ACATATATGGCACCATGGGCATCTATATTTGGAGATTTCACCAAGGATGCCGAGGCCATGTACAACAACTTCAGAGTCTATGGCACAATATTGCTTTTATTCATGG GCATGATTGTATTCCTGGGAGTCAAATTTGTCAACAAGTTCGCAACGGTTGCCCTGGCATGTGTAATATTTTCCATAATTGCTGTCTATGTTGGAATTTTCGACAATATTCACGGCAATGAAAAGTTATA TCTATGCGTGCTGGGAAAGCGTGTCCTGAAAGACATTCCAATCGAGAACTGTACAAAGGAGGATCCCCTGCTATTCGACTTGTATTGTCCGGATCATAAATGCGACGATTATTACCAAA ACAACAATGTGACCAGAGTAAAAGGCATTAAGGGACTGGCCAGTGGAGTCTTCTACGACAATATATGGCCGTCGTTTTTGGAAAAAGGACAATTTATAGCATATGGTCAGAATTCGGTCGATATTGAGAATCTTGGCGGTCAGTCGTACAATCAAATTATGGCCGATATAACGACAACTTTCACGCTGCTCATTGGCATATTCTTTCCCTCAGTCACGG GCATTATGGCTGGCTCTAATCGATCGGGAGATCTTGCTGATGCCCAAAAGAGTATTCCCATTGGTACAATTTGTGCTATTTTAACAACCAGTACTGTCTATTTATCAAGTGTTCTATTTTTCGCGGGAACTGTTGATAATCTTTTACTGCGAGACAA ATTTGGTCAATCGATTGGTGGCAAATTGGTTGTGGCTAATATTGCGTGGCCTAATCAGTGGGTGATATTAATTGGCTCATTTTTATCTACCCTGGGAGCCGGACTACAGAGCTTGACGGGCGCACCACGCTTACTGCAAGCCATCGCTAAGGATGAGATTATACCATTTTTGGCCCCGTTCGCGAAGTCTTCTAAGCGCGGAGAGCCTGTGAGAGCTCTTCTTTTAACCATTGTTATCTGTCAATGTGGCATTTTACTAg GAAACGTTGATCTTTTGGCGCCTTTGCTGTCAATGTTTTTCCTCATGTGCTACGGCTTTGTTAACTTGGCCTGCGCCGTGCAAACTTTGCTAAGAACGCCGAATTGGAGACCACGCTTCAAATTCTATCACTGGAGTTTATCCTTGTTGGGACTTACACTGTGCATATCAGTTATGATCATGACATCGTGGTACTTTGCACTAATTGCCATTAGCATGGCAAttgttatatacaaatacatcgAATATCGAGG TGCCGAAAAGGAATGGGGCGATGGAATTCGCGGCATGGCGCTAACTGCGGCAAGATACTCACTACAGCGCCTAGAAGAAGGCCCACCGCATACGAAAAATTGGCGTCCACAAATTTTGGTGCTATCGAAACTTAATGACAACCTAATACCAAAGTATAGGAAAATCTTCTCCTTTGCCACTCAATTGAAGGCTGGCAAGGGTCTGACAATTTGTGTGTCTGTGATAAAAGGTGATCACACAAAAATCTCTAATAAGGCAGTTGATGCAAAGACAACACTTCGCAAATACATGACGGATGAGAAGGTTAAAGGATTTTGTGATGTTCTCGTTGCCCAGGAAATTGGCGAGGGCCTCAGTTCAGT caTTCAGACAATTGGCCTTGGAGGCATGAAGCCAAACACCGTGATCATTGGCTGGCCGTACAGCTGGAGACAAGAAGGTCGTTATAGCTGgaagacttttattcaaacaGTGCGAACTGTGGCCGCCTGTCATATGGCATTGATAGTGCCCAAGGGAATCAATTTCTATCCCGAGTCGAATCACAAA ATTGGTGGAAACATTGATATCTGGTGGATTGTCCATGACGGAGGTCTGCTAATGCTGCTGCCTTTCCTGCTGAAACAGCACAGAACATGGCGCAATTGCAAACTTCGCATTTTCACGGTTGCTCAAATCGAAGACAATTCGATTCAAATGAAGAAAGATTTGAAGACATTCCTTTACCATCTGCGAATTGAGGCAGATGTTGAAGTGGTTGAAATG AATAATAGCGATATTTCGGCTTATACCTATGAGAGAACTCTCATGATGGAACAGCGCAATCAAATGCTAAGGGCATTaggcttaaacaaaaaagagaaCTCCAAAGTA GTTCAAACTATAATGGATTTTAAGGAAACACCCAGTGATAATAAGTTATCTTTg GTTCAAACAATTGTAGACCACCATTACGACGCCATTAAAACAGCGTCGAAAGTTCGGTTTGCCGATCCTACCATAGAAGAAATACAACATCAC GACTCTCACAATGAGGAAAAACGCAATTCAATTGATTCAGATGGTCCGGAAAGTTCGGAAACACCTGACATTACTTCTAACAAGGATGAGTCAACTGAGAAAGCTGACGAAAACTTAAAATCGAGTGTGAAACC agaTGAATTCAATGTTCGTCGAATGCACACggcaataaaactaaatgaagTTATAGTAGAAAAATCACAAGATGCCCAATTGGTCATAATGAATTTACCAGGTCCCCCGAGGGAAGTGAGAGCGGAACGTGAAAGCAATT atATGGAATTCCTGGAAGTTTTAACAGAGGGTCTTGAAAAAGTATTAATGGTTCGTGGAGGAGGTCGTGAAGTAATAACAATTTACTCTTAA
- the LOC117783953 gene encoding solute carrier family 12 member 6 isoform X3: MPDRFQVTKTDEETVLDYLQDESASGKLLGDTHDDLQDSRDVHSAEENQKSTIDPNLYLYDDDLETRPHISTFISSIANYENTIPAATDPDAKPSPPSARMGTLIGVFLPCIQNIFGVILFIRLTWVVGTAGAVCGFLIVLTCCCVTMLTAISMSAIATNGVVPAGGSYFMISRSLGPEFGGAVGMLFYTGTTLAAAMYIVGAVEIVLTYMAPWASIFGDFTKDAEAMYNNFRVYGTILLLFMGMIVFLGVKFVNKFATVALACVIFSIIAVYVGIFDNIHGNEKLYLCVLGKRVLKDIPIENCTKEDPLLFDLYCPDHKCDDYYQNNNVTRVKGIKGLASGVFYDNIWPSFLEKGQFIAYGQNSVDIENLGGQSYNQIMADITTTFTLLIGIFFPSVTGIMAGSNRSGDLADAQKSIPIGTICAILTTSTVYLSSVLFFAGTVDNLLLRDKFGQSIGGKLVVANIAWPNQWVILIGSFLSTLGAGLQSLTGAPRLLQAIAKDEIIPFLAPFAKSSKRGEPVRALLLTIVICQCGILLGNVDLLAPLLSMFFLMCYGFVNLACAVQTLLRTPNWRPRFKFYHWSLSLLGLTLCISVMIMTSWYFALIAISMAIVIYKYIEYRGAEKEWGDGIRGMALTAARYSLQRLEEGPPHTKNWRPQILVLSKLNDNLIPKYRKIFSFATQLKAGKGLTICVSVIKGDHTKISNKAVDAKTTLRKYMTDEKVKGFCDVLVAQEIGEGLSSVIQTIGLGGMKPNTVIIGWPYSWRQEGRYSWKTFIQTVRTVAACHMALIVPKGINFYPESNHKIGGNIDIWWIVHDGGLLMLLPFLLKQHRTWRNCKLRIFTVAQIEDNSIQMKKDLKTFLYHLRIEADVEVVEMNNSDISAYTYERTLMMEQRNQMLRALGLNKKENSKVDSHNEEKRNSIDSDGPESSETPDITSNKDESTEKADENLKSSVKPDEFNVRRMHTAIKLNEVIVEKSQDAQLVIMNLPGPPREVRAERESNYMEFLEVLTEGLEKVLMVRGGGREVITIYS, translated from the exons ATGCCGGATAGATTTCAAGTTACAAAAACAGACGAAGAGACTGTATTGGATTATCTTCAGGATGAATCAGCGAGTGGAAAGCTTCTAGGAGATACTCATGATGATTTACAAG ATTCACGCGATGTCCACAGTGCAGAGGAGAATCAGAAATCAACAATCGACCCAAATTTGTACCTATATGACGATGATCTGGAGACTAGGCCACACATTTCAACATTCATTTCATCAATTGCCAATTATGAAAATACGATACCAGCTGCCACCGATCCCGATGCTAAGCCATCGCCACCATCAGCTCGAATGG gCACCTTAATTGGAGTCTTCTTGCCATGCATTCAGAATATATTTGGTGTAATATTGTTCATTCGATTAACATGGGTTGTTGGCACTGCTGGCGCTGTTTGTGGATTCTTGATTGTTCTGACCTGCTGTTGTGTG ACGATGCTTACCGCGATTTCCATGTCAGCGATTGCAACGAATGGAGTTGTGCCGGCGGGTGGAAGTTACTTTATGATATCACG ATCACTTGGTCCTGAATTTGGCGGAGCTGTGGGGATGTTGTTTTATACGGGGACAACGTTGGCAGCGGCAATGTATATTGTTGGTGCCGTTGAAATCGTATTG ACATATATGGCACCATGGGCATCTATATTTGGAGATTTCACCAAGGATGCCGAGGCCATGTACAACAACTTCAGAGTCTATGGCACAATATTGCTTTTATTCATGG GCATGATTGTATTCCTGGGAGTCAAATTTGTCAACAAGTTCGCAACGGTTGCCCTGGCATGTGTAATATTTTCCATAATTGCTGTCTATGTTGGAATTTTCGACAATATTCACGGCAATGAAAAGTTATA TCTATGCGTGCTGGGAAAGCGTGTCCTGAAAGACATTCCAATCGAGAACTGTACAAAGGAGGATCCCCTGCTATTCGACTTGTATTGTCCGGATCATAAATGCGACGATTATTACCAAA ACAACAATGTGACCAGAGTAAAAGGCATTAAGGGACTGGCCAGTGGAGTCTTCTACGACAATATATGGCCGTCGTTTTTGGAAAAAGGACAATTTATAGCATATGGTCAGAATTCGGTCGATATTGAGAATCTTGGCGGTCAGTCGTACAATCAAATTATGGCCGATATAACGACAACTTTCACGCTGCTCATTGGCATATTCTTTCCCTCAGTCACGG GCATTATGGCTGGCTCTAATCGATCGGGAGATCTTGCTGATGCCCAAAAGAGTATTCCCATTGGTACAATTTGTGCTATTTTAACAACCAGTACTGTCTATTTATCAAGTGTTCTATTTTTCGCGGGAACTGTTGATAATCTTTTACTGCGAGACAA ATTTGGTCAATCGATTGGTGGCAAATTGGTTGTGGCTAATATTGCGTGGCCTAATCAGTGGGTGATATTAATTGGCTCATTTTTATCTACCCTGGGAGCCGGACTACAGAGCTTGACGGGCGCACCACGCTTACTGCAAGCCATCGCTAAGGATGAGATTATACCATTTTTGGCCCCGTTCGCGAAGTCTTCTAAGCGCGGAGAGCCTGTGAGAGCTCTTCTTTTAACCATTGTTATCTGTCAATGTGGCATTTTACTAg GAAACGTTGATCTTTTGGCGCCTTTGCTGTCAATGTTTTTCCTCATGTGCTACGGCTTTGTTAACTTGGCCTGCGCCGTGCAAACTTTGCTAAGAACGCCGAATTGGAGACCACGCTTCAAATTCTATCACTGGAGTTTATCCTTGTTGGGACTTACACTGTGCATATCAGTTATGATCATGACATCGTGGTACTTTGCACTAATTGCCATTAGCATGGCAAttgttatatacaaatacatcgAATATCGAGG TGCCGAAAAGGAATGGGGCGATGGAATTCGCGGCATGGCGCTAACTGCGGCAAGATACTCACTACAGCGCCTAGAAGAAGGCCCACCGCATACGAAAAATTGGCGTCCACAAATTTTGGTGCTATCGAAACTTAATGACAACCTAATACCAAAGTATAGGAAAATCTTCTCCTTTGCCACTCAATTGAAGGCTGGCAAGGGTCTGACAATTTGTGTGTCTGTGATAAAAGGTGATCACACAAAAATCTCTAATAAGGCAGTTGATGCAAAGACAACACTTCGCAAATACATGACGGATGAGAAGGTTAAAGGATTTTGTGATGTTCTCGTTGCCCAGGAAATTGGCGAGGGCCTCAGTTCAGT caTTCAGACAATTGGCCTTGGAGGCATGAAGCCAAACACCGTGATCATTGGCTGGCCGTACAGCTGGAGACAAGAAGGTCGTTATAGCTGgaagacttttattcaaacaGTGCGAACTGTGGCCGCCTGTCATATGGCATTGATAGTGCCCAAGGGAATCAATTTCTATCCCGAGTCGAATCACAAA ATTGGTGGAAACATTGATATCTGGTGGATTGTCCATGACGGAGGTCTGCTAATGCTGCTGCCTTTCCTGCTGAAACAGCACAGAACATGGCGCAATTGCAAACTTCGCATTTTCACGGTTGCTCAAATCGAAGACAATTCGATTCAAATGAAGAAAGATTTGAAGACATTCCTTTACCATCTGCGAATTGAGGCAGATGTTGAAGTGGTTGAAATG AATAATAGCGATATTTCGGCTTATACCTATGAGAGAACTCTCATGATGGAACAGCGCAATCAAATGCTAAGGGCATTaggcttaaacaaaaaagagaaCTCCAAAGTA GACTCTCACAATGAGGAAAAACGCAATTCAATTGATTCAGATGGTCCGGAAAGTTCGGAAACACCTGACATTACTTCTAACAAGGATGAGTCAACTGAGAAAGCTGACGAAAACTTAAAATCGAGTGTGAAACC agaTGAATTCAATGTTCGTCGAATGCACACggcaataaaactaaatgaagTTATAGTAGAAAAATCACAAGATGCCCAATTGGTCATAATGAATTTACCAGGTCCCCCGAGGGAAGTGAGAGCGGAACGTGAAAGCAATT atATGGAATTCCTGGAAGTTTTAACAGAGGGTCTTGAAAAAGTATTAATGGTTCGTGGAGGAGGTCGTGAAGTAATAACAATTTACTCTTAA
- the LOC117783953 gene encoding solute carrier family 12 member 6 isoform X2 has translation MPDRFQVTKTDEETVLDYLQDESASGKLLGDTHDDLQDSRDVHSAEENQKSTIDPNLYLYDDDLETRPHISTFISSIANYENTIPAATDPDAKPSPPSARMGTLIGVFLPCIQNIFGVILFIRLTWVVGTAGAVCGFLIVLTCCCVTMLTAISMSAIATNGVVPAGGSYFMISRSLGPEFGGAVGMLFYTGTTLAAAMYIVGAVEIVLTYMAPWASIFGDFTKDAEAMYNNFRVYGTILLLFMGMIVFLGVKFVNKFATVALACVIFSIIAVYVGIFDNIHGNEKLYLCVLGKRVLKDIPIENCTKEDPLLFDLYCPDHKCDDYYQNNNVTRVKGIKGLASGVFYDNIWPSFLEKGQFIAYGQNSVDIENLGGQSYNQIMADITTTFTLLIGIFFPSVTGIMAGSNRSGDLADAQKSIPIGTICAILTTSTVYLSSVLFFAGTVDNLLLRDKFGQSIGGKLVVANIAWPNQWVILIGSFLSTLGAGLQSLTGAPRLLQAIAKDEIIPFLAPFAKSSKRGEPVRALLLTIVICQCGILLGNVDLLAPLLSMFFLMCYGFVNLACAVQTLLRTPNWRPRFKFYHWSLSLLGLTLCISVMIMTSWYFALIAISMAIVIYKYIEYRGAEKEWGDGIRGMALTAARYSLQRLEEGPPHTKNWRPQILVLSKLNDNLIPKYRKIFSFATQLKAGKGLTICVSVIKGDHTKISNKAVDAKTTLRKYMTDEKVKGFCDVLVAQEIGEGLSSVIQTIGLGGMKPNTVIIGWPYSWRQEGRYSWKTFIQTVRTVAACHMALIVPKGINFYPESNHKIGGNIDIWWIVHDGGLLMLLPFLLKQHRTWRNCKLRIFTVAQIEDNSIQMKKDLKTFLYHLRIEADVEVVEMNNSDISAYTYERTLMMEQRNQMLRALGLNKKENSKVVQTIVDHHYDAIKTASKVRFADPTIEEIQHHDSHNEEKRNSIDSDGPESSETPDITSNKDESTEKADENLKSSVKPDEFNVRRMHTAIKLNEVIVEKSQDAQLVIMNLPGPPREVRAERESNYMEFLEVLTEGLEKVLMVRGGGREVITIYS, from the exons ATGCCGGATAGATTTCAAGTTACAAAAACAGACGAAGAGACTGTATTGGATTATCTTCAGGATGAATCAGCGAGTGGAAAGCTTCTAGGAGATACTCATGATGATTTACAAG ATTCACGCGATGTCCACAGTGCAGAGGAGAATCAGAAATCAACAATCGACCCAAATTTGTACCTATATGACGATGATCTGGAGACTAGGCCACACATTTCAACATTCATTTCATCAATTGCCAATTATGAAAATACGATACCAGCTGCCACCGATCCCGATGCTAAGCCATCGCCACCATCAGCTCGAATGG gCACCTTAATTGGAGTCTTCTTGCCATGCATTCAGAATATATTTGGTGTAATATTGTTCATTCGATTAACATGGGTTGTTGGCACTGCTGGCGCTGTTTGTGGATTCTTGATTGTTCTGACCTGCTGTTGTGTG ACGATGCTTACCGCGATTTCCATGTCAGCGATTGCAACGAATGGAGTTGTGCCGGCGGGTGGAAGTTACTTTATGATATCACG ATCACTTGGTCCTGAATTTGGCGGAGCTGTGGGGATGTTGTTTTATACGGGGACAACGTTGGCAGCGGCAATGTATATTGTTGGTGCCGTTGAAATCGTATTG ACATATATGGCACCATGGGCATCTATATTTGGAGATTTCACCAAGGATGCCGAGGCCATGTACAACAACTTCAGAGTCTATGGCACAATATTGCTTTTATTCATGG GCATGATTGTATTCCTGGGAGTCAAATTTGTCAACAAGTTCGCAACGGTTGCCCTGGCATGTGTAATATTTTCCATAATTGCTGTCTATGTTGGAATTTTCGACAATATTCACGGCAATGAAAAGTTATA TCTATGCGTGCTGGGAAAGCGTGTCCTGAAAGACATTCCAATCGAGAACTGTACAAAGGAGGATCCCCTGCTATTCGACTTGTATTGTCCGGATCATAAATGCGACGATTATTACCAAA ACAACAATGTGACCAGAGTAAAAGGCATTAAGGGACTGGCCAGTGGAGTCTTCTACGACAATATATGGCCGTCGTTTTTGGAAAAAGGACAATTTATAGCATATGGTCAGAATTCGGTCGATATTGAGAATCTTGGCGGTCAGTCGTACAATCAAATTATGGCCGATATAACGACAACTTTCACGCTGCTCATTGGCATATTCTTTCCCTCAGTCACGG GCATTATGGCTGGCTCTAATCGATCGGGAGATCTTGCTGATGCCCAAAAGAGTATTCCCATTGGTACAATTTGTGCTATTTTAACAACCAGTACTGTCTATTTATCAAGTGTTCTATTTTTCGCGGGAACTGTTGATAATCTTTTACTGCGAGACAA ATTTGGTCAATCGATTGGTGGCAAATTGGTTGTGGCTAATATTGCGTGGCCTAATCAGTGGGTGATATTAATTGGCTCATTTTTATCTACCCTGGGAGCCGGACTACAGAGCTTGACGGGCGCACCACGCTTACTGCAAGCCATCGCTAAGGATGAGATTATACCATTTTTGGCCCCGTTCGCGAAGTCTTCTAAGCGCGGAGAGCCTGTGAGAGCTCTTCTTTTAACCATTGTTATCTGTCAATGTGGCATTTTACTAg GAAACGTTGATCTTTTGGCGCCTTTGCTGTCAATGTTTTTCCTCATGTGCTACGGCTTTGTTAACTTGGCCTGCGCCGTGCAAACTTTGCTAAGAACGCCGAATTGGAGACCACGCTTCAAATTCTATCACTGGAGTTTATCCTTGTTGGGACTTACACTGTGCATATCAGTTATGATCATGACATCGTGGTACTTTGCACTAATTGCCATTAGCATGGCAAttgttatatacaaatacatcgAATATCGAGG TGCCGAAAAGGAATGGGGCGATGGAATTCGCGGCATGGCGCTAACTGCGGCAAGATACTCACTACAGCGCCTAGAAGAAGGCCCACCGCATACGAAAAATTGGCGTCCACAAATTTTGGTGCTATCGAAACTTAATGACAACCTAATACCAAAGTATAGGAAAATCTTCTCCTTTGCCACTCAATTGAAGGCTGGCAAGGGTCTGACAATTTGTGTGTCTGTGATAAAAGGTGATCACACAAAAATCTCTAATAAGGCAGTTGATGCAAAGACAACACTTCGCAAATACATGACGGATGAGAAGGTTAAAGGATTTTGTGATGTTCTCGTTGCCCAGGAAATTGGCGAGGGCCTCAGTTCAGT caTTCAGACAATTGGCCTTGGAGGCATGAAGCCAAACACCGTGATCATTGGCTGGCCGTACAGCTGGAGACAAGAAGGTCGTTATAGCTGgaagacttttattcaaacaGTGCGAACTGTGGCCGCCTGTCATATGGCATTGATAGTGCCCAAGGGAATCAATTTCTATCCCGAGTCGAATCACAAA ATTGGTGGAAACATTGATATCTGGTGGATTGTCCATGACGGAGGTCTGCTAATGCTGCTGCCTTTCCTGCTGAAACAGCACAGAACATGGCGCAATTGCAAACTTCGCATTTTCACGGTTGCTCAAATCGAAGACAATTCGATTCAAATGAAGAAAGATTTGAAGACATTCCTTTACCATCTGCGAATTGAGGCAGATGTTGAAGTGGTTGAAATG AATAATAGCGATATTTCGGCTTATACCTATGAGAGAACTCTCATGATGGAACAGCGCAATCAAATGCTAAGGGCATTaggcttaaacaaaaaagagaaCTCCAAAGTA GTTCAAACAATTGTAGACCACCATTACGACGCCATTAAAACAGCGTCGAAAGTTCGGTTTGCCGATCCTACCATAGAAGAAATACAACATCAC GACTCTCACAATGAGGAAAAACGCAATTCAATTGATTCAGATGGTCCGGAAAGTTCGGAAACACCTGACATTACTTCTAACAAGGATGAGTCAACTGAGAAAGCTGACGAAAACTTAAAATCGAGTGTGAAACC agaTGAATTCAATGTTCGTCGAATGCACACggcaataaaactaaatgaagTTATAGTAGAAAAATCACAAGATGCCCAATTGGTCATAATGAATTTACCAGGTCCCCCGAGGGAAGTGAGAGCGGAACGTGAAAGCAATT atATGGAATTCCTGGAAGTTTTAACAGAGGGTCTTGAAAAAGTATTAATGGTTCGTGGAGGAGGTCGTGAAGTAATAACAATTTACTCTTAA